From the genome of Denticeps clupeoides chromosome 4, fDenClu1.1, whole genome shotgun sequence, one region includes:
- the ankrd12 gene encoding ankyrin repeat domain-containing protein 12 isoform X2, which translates to MAKPGSDRDGAMVEKQAGKKSKDKISPYPKTPKLDRSEFLGKEGKPKSSMKRKLSFTVSPPRNEERDYDTDKDGPDKKKVKKESGGKKSTPVNILFGYPLSERKQMALLMQMTARDNSPDSTPSHPSQTPTVQKKIASSSSSRQKDKVNKRNERGETPLHMAAIRGDVKQVKELIGLGADVNVKDFAGWTPLHEACNLGYYDVAKVLISAGAEVNTQGLDDDTPLHDASSSGHKDIVKLLLRHGGNAFQANKRGERPVDVADSPELEQVLKGEVPLSDAEDTSSESEDPPSVNPSSVDDNMEYSDGEKETDNKQAPVKASSSMSGLDEYEFKDEEEEEDLSKALNDRHILRREQKLKEKEDKERNNHTPSKQANKIDQTNSLCKSKKMKASRIIYCTSDSSSDEADLPSEKKMSPTHSAGTDGHKSESRTKKENQGLSGTDQKDKVKVKKKYKSQSKNKENQELREDGKENSKAILYTPATVSENADKGVREEDSFKMSFSPKDDSSVHLFHLSAVKSPKLNHSLSDKQSTTPLKQENAKTIGDGSCPVDGVKYNHYTDSSYESSSSKGCKHKEKSKHHQKELSLDGDDGSLSPFKDGNLGNSADGCSDGALRKTDKDGKVVKKHKLKHKEKDKYRKEYESEKNRHRQKEGRKDSNRNMEFDREFWKENFFKSDDNDDLAPAGKNDTAGGGSPQKISDSLLVKEEKVTKDKHSSSSSNSSKDKKSKEEREKDKALKKERKEIFSKEERVKECRNIENEDWVTDCLGPGRVLEESHHGVKEETEDKPVTGISTDQEYQEPSEKSTREKTDKKLSSKDREAEKADKKHTDKEKKFKTEHFPDRSELQNCTDRWKERERTNASHSPCDKNKESEKLRLMSTSKKHEENKKNKDRPERKSERDRPEKDPSVGEHRDKTGSDRKGKVSERTAEHNKVERTKEKECDRDTERKKKEKSKESSSSGLNLKLLLEDKKIYTSESSKVISKLKEDVKTPEKERDRRDRERDSDRHKERDRERHKDKEKERWQQSKVCKAKANDLESDRTKSKASPASRDARPKEKRLVNDDLMQTSFERMLSLKDQEIEQWHRKHLEKIKQKERERMKQRPVLDLGKQKSKEKSKIGSSSSSEPCLGKELIRSKSSEASESHIRDKPPKDATSGRTLSLDAKSMPSSGKMGAVLENSLSRSPRPESERSGIMSRSVSMISVASSEDSCQATLLTPRPTEYDSDFNLEASDSQPAFLQSSLTLQSSRSPVIHERDSGSLPEVVQSKTSLLSRHASPYLRAILDEDAESAPTEGKQSEDSQKTRTLSHPVEEHCKVQLLETSLVQVQDGQSTTVVAPQSSVPDAEILTSAESELTSSGGNVTSPTYSRDLYTKESAAPLTALTQGTATSSVPEPQPKSEPQSPHQDHSSGTESVEASSNDSKEPSPVVSSSAAPSQPQHLSNTKASSHLGSQQWDSNSDPSIEPAHRTYSTLTEHKEHLSIEGPDDRSSEKISELMFVTGSMDLMSILVPTSAPKPSNEEPVVNSIKASPETKDLQQTLDNSDVPTGPQTESLGSDGLSEQIECGLSSLPVTESLCNSPENKLVEPMEVMEGSDMNSANEMVSDEMSAASETGLSIPETQVGQGTGQEIVQTAEDKPTLESKTDSIADVLEQSQTNSGIDKEQVVSGNLSPLNAVDQDSDHTRGKAKVLTSDEDVDIHVHHPRKRKMPKISTPPHATLTAQQVKERTQQSLAAIVDSLKLEEIQPYQTERANPYYEFLHIRKKIEEKRKVLCSVIPQAPQYYDEYVTFNGSYLLDGNPLSKLCIPTITPPPSLPEPLKEMFKQQEVVRMKLRLQHSIEREKLIVSNEQEVLRVHYRAARTLANQALPFSACTVLLDAEVYNMPQDVQGDDGKTSVRDRFNARQFMSWLQDVDDKFDKLKTCLLMRQQHEAAALNAVQRLEWQLKLQELEPATYKSTSIFEIPEFYIPLVEVNDDFDLTPI; encoded by the exons ATGGCCAAACCAGGCTCAGACCGAGATGGAGCCATGGTGGAGAAGCAAGCGGGGAAGAAG AGCAAAGATAAAATTTCCCCTTACCCCAAAACTCCGAAGCTGGACCGGAGTGAGTTCTTGGGGAAGGAGGGGAAGCCCAAGTCTTCCATGAAACGCAAGCTCTCCTTCACAGTCAGCCCACCACGGAATGAGGAGAGAGACTATGACACAG ATAAAGATGGGCCAgacaaaaagaaagtgaaaaaagaatcAGGTGGGAAGAAGTCGACCCCTGTTAACATTCTTTTTGGCTACCCGCTGTCAGAGCGCAAGCAGATGGCCCTTCTCATGCAGATGACCGCGAGGGATAACAGCCCAG ACTCTACACCGAGCCACCCATCTCAGACACCAACTGTACAGAAAAAGATTGCTAGCAGTTCATCATCACGGCAGAAAGATAAAGTGAACAAGAGGAATGAACGTGGGGAGACACCACTACACATGGCCGCAATCCGTGGAGATGTGAAGCAGGTCAAAGAGCTCATTGGCCTGGGTGCTGATGTCAATGTTAAAGATTTTGCAG GCTGGACACCACTTCATGAAGCCTGTAACCTTGGTTACTATGACGTAGCAAAGGTTTTGATTAGTGCAGGAGCAGAGGTCAACACACAGGGTTTGGATGACGACACTCCCCTACATGACGCATCAAGCAGTGGTCACAAAGAT ATTGTGAAACTGCTGCTGCGTCATGGAGGCAATGCCTTCCAGGCCAACAAGCGTGGTGAGCGTCCAGTGGATGTGGCAGATTCTCCAGAGCTGGAACAAGTGCTGAAGGGAGAGGTGCCGCTGTCAGATGCTGAAGATACTTCCTCAG AATCTGAAGATCCTCCATCAGTCAATCCGTCCAGTGTAGATGACAACATGGAGTACTCAGATGGTGAAAAGGAAACTGATAACAAACAAGCCCCTGTGAAGGCTTCATCATCGATGTCAGGCCTTGATGAGTATGAATTCaaggacgaggaagaggaggaggacttgAGCAAAGCTCTGAACGATAGACACATCCTCAGGAGGGAGCAGAAGCTGaaggaaaaagaagacaaagaaagaaataatcacacaccTAGCAAGCAGGCCAATAAGATTGATCAGACAAACTCACTGTGCAAGTCCAAAAAGATGAAAGCTTCTCGCATCATCTACTGCACTTCAGACAGTTCTAGTGATGAAGCAGATTTGCCctcagaaaagaaaatgtctccAACACATTCTGCTGGAACAGATGGGCACAAATCAGAAAGcagaacaaagaaagaaaaccaaGGGCTCTCTGGAACAGATCAGAAAGACAAGGTCAAGGTGAAAAAGAAGTACAAGAGCCAGAGCAAAAACAAGGAAAACCAAGAGTTGCGGGAGGATGGCAAGGAGAACAGCAAAGCCATCTTATATACCCCAGCAACAGTTTCTGAAAACGCAGACAAAGGAGTGAGAGAGGAGGACTCTTTCAAGATGTCCTTCAGCCCTAAGGACGATTCTTCTGTACACCTCTTCCATCTGTCAGCAGTGAAGTCTCCCAAGCTCAACCACAGTTTGTCTGACAAACAGTCCACTACCCCGCTCAAACAAGAGAACGCTAAAACAATAGGTGATGGTTCTTGTCCAGTCGATGGTGTCAAATATAACCACTATACAGATAGCAGTTATGAGAGCTCCAGCAGCAAGGGCTGCAAGCACAAAGAGAAGAGCAAGCATCACCAGAAGGAGCTCAGCCTAGATGGTGATGATGGCAGCTTAAGCCCCTTCAAAGATGGTAACCTCGGGAACAGCGCAGATGGATGCAGTGATGGTGCTTTAAGGAAAACTGACAAAGATGGCAAGGTAGTGAAAAAACATAAACTAAAACACAAAGAGAAGGATAAGTACCGGAAGGAGTACGAGTCTGAAAAAAATCGGCACCGACAGAAGGAGGGGAGAAAAGACAGCAACAGAAACATGGAGTTTGACCGGGAGTTCTGGAAGGAGAACTTTTTCAAAAGTGATGACAATGATGATCTCGCACCAGCAGGGAAGAATGATACCGCAGGAGGCGGTTCACCACAGAAAATATCTGATTCATTACTTGTTAAAGAAGAGAAGGTAACAAAAGACAAGCACTCAAGTAGTAGTAGCAACAGCAGCAAGGACAAAAAATCAAAagaagagcgagagaaagaTAAGGCATTGAAAAAAGAGCGAAAGGAGATATTCTCCAAAGAAGAAAGGGTGAAAGAGTGCAGGAACATTGAAAACGAAGACTGGGTCACAGATTGCCTGGGCCCCGGACGAGTCCTTGAAGAATCACATCACGGTGTGAAGGAGGAGACAGAGGACAAGCCTGTCACTGGGATATCAACTGATCAAGAATACCAGGAGCCCTCAGAAAAAAGCACTCGGGAGAAAACAGACAAGAAACTGTCATCAAAAGACAGAGAGGCTGAGAAGGCagataaaaaacacacagataaagaaaagaaattcaaaACGGAGCACTTCCCTGATAGGTCTGAACTTCAAAACTGCACAGATCGATGGAAAGAGAGGGAACGGACGAATGCATCCCATTCACCGTGTGACAAGAACAAGGAGAGTGAAAAGCTCAGACTGATGTCCACATCCAAGAAGCatgaagaaaataagaaaaataaggATAGACCTGAGAGGAAAAGTGAAAGGGACCGACCGGAAAAGGACCCTTCTGTTGGAGAACATCGAGATAAGACTGGTTCAGATAGGAAAGGAAAAGTCTCTGAGAGAACTGCAGAACACAACAAAGTGGAACGAACAAAGGAAAAAGAATGTGACAGGGACactgagagaaagaaaaaagagaagtcTAAGGAGAGTTCATCTTCTGGTTTGAATTTGAAACTGCTTCTagaagacaaaaaaatctatacatcTGAAAGCAGTAAGGTGATTTCAAAGCTTAAGGAAGATgtaaaaacaccagaaaaagaACGGGATAGACGGGACAGGGAGAGAGATTCAGACCGGCATAAAGAGAGGGACCGGGAACGACACAAAGATAAAGAGAAAGAACGGTGGCAGCAGAGTAAAGTCTGCAAAGCAAAGGCCAATGACCTAGAGTCTGATCGGACCAAATCCAAAGCGTCCCCAGCCTCCAGGGATGCCCGGCCCAAAGAGAAGAGGCTTGTTAATGACGACCTTATGCAGACCAGCTTTGAGCGTATGCTAAGCCTTAAGGATCAGGAAATCGAGCAGTGGCACAGAAAGCACCTGGAGAAGATAAAGCAGAAGGAACGCGAGAGGATGAAACAACGACCCGTTCTGGATCTTGGGAAGCAAAAAAGCAAAGAGAAATCAAAGATTGGTTCCTCCTCTTCGAGTGAGCCCTGCCTAGGTAAAGAGCTGATTCGCTCCAAGAGCTCTGAGGCATCTGAATCCCATATTCGTGACAAACCACCTAAAGATGCTACAAGTGGGAGAACTCTTTCTTTAGATGCTAAAAGTATGCCCTCCTCTGGGAAGATGGGTGCAGTCTTGGAGAACAGCCTTAGTCGATCCCCACGACCAGAAAGTGAGAGATCTGGTATTATGTCTCGATCCGTGTCCATGATCTCAGTAGCCAGTTCAGAAGATTCCTGCCAAGCTACATTGCTGACACCAAGACCTACAGAGTATGATTCAGACTTTAACCTGGAAGCATCAGATTCCCAGCCAGCATTTCTACAGTCTTCCCTTACTCTGCAGTCGTCCAGATCCCCAGTCATCCATGAGAGAGATAGCGGCAGTCTTCCTGAAGTGGTACAGTCCAAGACCTCATTGTTGAGCCGACATGCATCTCCTTACTTAAGAGCCATCTTGGATGAGGACGCTGAATCTGCACCCACTGAGGGGAAACAATCAGAAGACTCTCAGAAGACAAGAACATTGTCGCACCCAGTTGAGGAGCATTGTAAGGTCCAGCTTCTAGAAACTAGTCTGGTGCAAGTGCAGGATGGTCAGAGTACAACAGTAGTGGCTCCTCAAAGCTCTGTGCCTGATGCTGAAATTCTTACCAGTGCAGAAAGTGAGCTGACATCAAGTGGCGGCAACGTTACATCACCAACTTACTCCAGAGACCTTTATACTAAGGAATCAGCTGCTCCACTGACAGCCCTCACACAAGGGACTGCTACTTCTTCAGTACCTGAACCACAGCCCAAGAGTGAGCCACAATCTCCACATCAGGACCATTCATCTGGTACAGAATCTGTCGAAGCTTCCAGCAATGACTCAAAGGAGCCTTCTCCTGTGGTCTCATCCTCTGCTGCACCGTCCCAACCCCAGCATTTGTCCAACACCAAAGCATCTTCTCATTTGGGTAGCCAACAGTGGGATTCCAACTCAGATCCCAGCATTGAGCCTGCTCATAGAACATATTCCACTTTGACCGAACATAAAGAACATTTGTCCATAGAGGGGCCTGATGATCGATCAAGTGAGAAGATTTCTGAGCTTATGTTTGTCACTGGTAGCATGGATTTAATGAGCATTCTGGTTCCTACAAGTGCACCCAAACCCAGTAATGAGGAGCCTGTGGTAAATTCCATCAAAGCCAGCCCAGAGACAAAAGATTTGCAGCAAACATTGGACAACAGTGATGTCCCTACAGGGCCCCAAACAGAATCATTGGGCAGTGATGGTCTTTCAGAGCAGATAGAATGTGGTCTCTCATCATTACCAGTAACAGAGTCTCTCTGCAACAGTCCTGAAAATAAACTGGTGGAGCCAATGGAGGTTATGGAAGGCTCTGATATGAATAGTGCCAATGAAATGGTGTCAGACGAAATGAGTGCAGCATCTGAGACAGGTCTGAGTATTCCAGAGACACAAGTAGGACAGGGGACTGGACAGGAAATTGTCCAGACTGCTGAGGACAAACCAACACTGGAATCAAAAACAGACTCTATAGCAGACGTTCTTGAGCAGAGTCAAACCAACAGTGGCATAGACAAGGAACAAGTAGTTTCAGGAAATCTGTCTCCCTTGAATGCTGTGGACCAGGACTCCGATCATACCAGAGGAAAGGCAAAAGTCCTAACATCTGATGAGGATGTGGATATCCATGTGCACCACCCAAGGAAGCGAAAGATGCCCAAAATTTCCACTCCGCCTCATGCAACTTTGACCGCACAGCAAGTGAAAGAGAGGACTCAGCAATCTTTGGCTGCCATCGTGGATTCCTTGAAGCTTGAGGAAATCCAGCCCTACCAGACCGAGCGAGCCAATCCATACTACGAATTCCTGCACATTCGCAAAAAGATTGAAGAAAAGCGCAAGGTTCTGTGCAGTGTTATTCCACAGGCACCGCAGTACTATGATGAGTATGTCACCTTCAACGGCTCCTACTTACTGGATGGGAATCCACTCAGCAAACTCTGTATTCCAACA ataaCACCACCTCCTTCTCTACCTGAACCACTGAAAGAAATGTTTAAACAACAGGAGGTTGTGCGTATGAAGTTGCGATTGCAGCACAGCATTGAACGg GAAAAGCTGATTGTTTCCAATGAGCAGGAAGTCTTGCGCGTTCACTACCGTGCAGCAAGAACACTAGCAAATCAGGCACTTCCCTTCAGTGCCTGCACAGTTTTATTGGATGCTGAGGTATACAACATGCCCCAGGATGTACAG ggGGATGATGGAAAAACATCTGTCAGGGACCGGTTCAATGCCAGGCAGTTCATGTCTTGGTTGCAGGATGTTGATGACAAATTTGACAAGCTTAAA ACATGTCTGTTGATGCGGCAGCAGCATGAGGCAGCAGCTTTGAATGCTGTGCAGCGCCTGGAGTGGCAATTGAAGCTGCAGGAGCTTGAGCCCGCCACATACAAGTCCACCAGCATCTTTGAGATCCCAGAGTTTTACATCCCTTTGGTTGAGGTCAATGATGATTTTGACCTCACCCCCATATGA